The following is a genomic window from Paenibacillus sp. FSL R5-0766.
GCCTATTTCCCGATTGCGATTCCTATCGTCATCATTGCAGCAATCCTGCTACTTGCTAATGCCAAGAGGTTAAATGTACTGTCGCTGGGTAAGGATGTCTCGACTTCCTTGGGAACTAAACATCAAAGTAGTGTGATTTATACGCTGGTCCTGGTTTCCATATTGATGGCCATTTCGACGGCTTTGGTTGGACCACTTACATTCTATGGATTTTTAGTTGCGATTTTGAGTTATCAGGCCGCGCAAACCTATGATCACAGATATGTTTTCCCAATGGCTCTTGCGATAGGGTTTGTGATCTTAACCGGTGCGTACTTTATTATGAATCATGTCTTCAATGCCCAAGGTGTTGTCTCCATCATTATAGAATTGGTTGGCGGACTAACATTTTTAATTGTGATTTTAAGGAAGGGTTCTTTATGATACAGATCAATAATGTCAAAAAGTCCTATGCAGCCGAGGTAGAGATAGGCCCTTTGAATATTCATATACCCAAAGCCGGTCTTACTTCTTTAATTGGACCCAATGGTGCGGGGAAGTCGACGACACTTCTGATGATCGGAAGACTTTTGGATTTGGACGAAGGTCAGATCAAGGTTGCCAATATGGATGTTTCCACGACCAAGTCAAAAGACTTGGCCAAGATTATAACGGTTTTACGACAAGAAAATCATTTTGTCACAAGGCTTACCGTTAGACAACTTGCCGGATTCGGACGGTTTCCTTATTCCAAGGGAAGATTAACAGATGAGGATGAAGCTATTATCTCTAAATATATTGATTTTCTAGACTTAACTGATCTGGAAAATAGATACTTAGATGAGCTTTCTGGTGGTCAGAGGCAAAGAGCTTATGTCGCAATGGTTTTGTGTCAGGAGACGGAATATGTACTTTTGGACGAGCCTCTGAACAATCTGGATGTTGCTCGTTCTGTTCGGATGATGGAGCATTTGAGATATGCCGCTAATGAATTTGGAAGAACCATTCTGACGGTTATGCATGATATCAATTTTGCCGCCAAATATTCGGATCGAATATGTGCCATGAAAGATGGTCAAATCGCCGCTTTTGGAACCGTAGATGAAGTGATGGACCCCGAAATTTTAACAGATATTTTTGAAACAAAAATTGAAATTATCGATGGTCCGTATGGACCGATAGCGATCTATTAGCTACAAGATTTAATGAAAAGTTGTTTGTTAAAATGGTTTTCAGAAAGTAGAGTGATTATTCACTCTGCTTTTTTTTATTAAAGTCGAACAAGACAGTTTGAAAGTTTATCTTAAAAACATCATAGAACGATAAGCCTTTACCAGAAGCATCTTCCTGCAAACGTTCCTTTTTCGATTAATAGCTATTTTCGCTCACAGAGTAATCTTTTGGATAGAAAAAGGGGATACTCTATGCCATAAATTGGCTTGAGGGTTCCAGATAGTGTAATCTGGAGATTATGAAAACCCATTTGAACGAGAAGGGATCGGGATGATTCAATGACGCAAAAAATCTATTATGACTCTGCTTATACAAGAGAGTGGCATACAACAATTACAGGCAAAGTGGACAAGGAAGATGGTGTATATGTCACGCTGGCGGAGACTGCTTTTTACCCGCATGGGGGCGGACAACCTTGTGATCTGGGGCAAATTGGCGGCATCACTGTTCTGGATGTGAACATCGAAGATGGAGAGGTGTGGCACAAGCTGGAACGTGCCCCTGAGCAGAACGAAGTACATTGTGATATTGACTGGGAGCGCAGATTCGATCATATGCAGCAGCATACGGGTCAGCATTTGTTATCGGCAATCACGCTAAAGCTGACTGAAGCGATGACACTCAGTTTCCATCTTGGAACGGAGTATGACACGATTGATGTGGCTGCGGCTGAACTGGGAGCGAATCAATTAACCGCCATTGAACAAGAAGTGAATCGTCAGATCTATCGTAACGCTCGCATCAACACGTCCTGGGTTACAACAGAAGAGGCTGCACAATTACCACTGGTGAAGCAACCTACGGTGACAGAGGACATTCGCATCGTTGAGATCGAGGGTGTGGAGTATAACGCCTGCGGTGGAACTCATGTGTCGGCGACAGGTGAGATCGGCATCATCAAACTGTTGAAAACCGAAAAAGTGAAGGGTGGCACCCGCATTTATTTCAAATGTGGAACAAGGGCGCTAAATGAATTTACATCCACACAAAACGTGCTCAATAGCATCATGGTTAAATTAAAGACCAGCAAGGACGAATTATTGGAGCGTATTGAGAAAATGGAACTGGAGCAAAAGCAGCTGCAAACCGAGCTGAATGCAGTGAAAACAACCAACGATGCCTATTATGCGGAGGAACTTCTGGCCGCTCGGCAAGGGCTGGTGATTGCTCAGGTCTTTGAAGACAAATCGCTCAAGGATATGCAGAGCCTGGCAACGAAGCTGACGGCAGACCATGAGGGGCTTGTACTCTTTGCCAGTATCTCAGAGGCCAAAGTAGTTCTGGCACAGAACGGCCAACCGCCTGAATGGGCTTGTGGACCTTTCTTCAAAGGCAATCTTGGAGCCTACCAAGGCAAAGGTGGAGGTAGTGAAAAGATGGCTCAGGCAGGCTTTGCCAGCAGTGAAGATGCGCTTGCCTTTTATGAGTTTACCAAGGACCAGTTGGGACATCACTGATTCGTATTTTCCTTTATGAGACACGCAGGTATTGAAATATGAGTAAGGGACAAGCACGTCACATTGTGGCGTGTTTTCCATTGCCAATAGTTGAAGGAGGTTGGAATATGACAGAACGAATTCCGTGTATACGGGAGGGGTGTGCAAATACCATTTTGCCAGCAACGGCTGCCAGAACAGGTGGGTATTGCATGCCTTGCAAACAGGAGATGGAACGCGAGGAGCGCCAGAGATACATTGAAGCGAATCGACGTGACGTGAACTTGTATGCAGGTATCACAGACCCGGTCGAAATTTTGAAAATCATGCACAAACCTCAGGTTCGCGATCCACTAATTCGTTATACACCCTATGAACAATCCGAGGAACAGGTATATCTATCTTTGTCTGTAGAGCAACAAGATCAGATGAAGGATTACGCGATGCAACGGATTCGTACAGGTGATGAAGATACGGGCAAAGACATTCTGGTATATCTGGTCTGCTACCATGATATATCGTTGACTGCCGAAATTCCTGAGCTGCTGGAACAGGAGATCTATTATCCTGCCATTTTGTATAAAAGTGCCTCGGGTGAGGTTCGTGATCGTCTCTTGCAGCAGGTGAACACCGATGATGAGAATCGGAATCACATATTGCTCATGCTGGCCCATATCGGAGATGACGTTGTTGTGCAGCAGTTCCGGCAGTGGAGGCAGTCTCCGCCATCTTGGGCGAGTGAATTATACGTGACACCTGAGCATTACACCACTGAAGCTGGTTGGGAGCTTACAAAAGACGGGCAGCGCAGGGAATTATTCATCACCCCAAGTTATTCACTCTATAAAGTTAAAGAGAATGAAGGGCCTAACGTGGAGGTAACCGGAAATTCACTCTCGATGCTGAATTCTAGCGCTAATTGTTGTCCATGGTGTGGCAATGCGTTAACCACCTTAATTAGTCTGGATGTTAAGCATCCCGCTCTGAAGGACGTGTCTTGGCATGCCCAGCAACTTCAGATACAGACTTGCGTGATATGCAGCAGTTACGGTGTGGTTTACATGGAGCTGGACGCGGCAGGGGAACCGTTATGGAGTTCACATAATGTCATGCCTATGGGAATGGACGAGATTGACCTGGACGACTATGGTAAATTTGCACCGGATGTTGGCCAGCAGTTTCGGATTGCGAATGCATCGCGGCATGCATTCCATGCCAGTGAGTGGGCGATGGAGCCATCGTTATCTCAGGTCGGCGGCCATCCAGGATGGGTTCAGGATGCGGAGTATCCAACATGTCCAAGCTGTTCCACGAGAATGAAGGCTGTCGCACAACTGGATTGGGGCGAGGTTGAGGAATATGGTGAGGGTATGTATTACATGTTCATATGTGAGCCGTGCCAGATGACCGCCGTATCATACCAGCAATCTTGATGGTGGAAGCAATGAGGCATCCCGTAAGTTCTTGAACTTCATGGGATGCCTTTTTATGTCGTCAGATTTTCCTACAATTCTGCAGATGCCTGCTTCAGCAATCCTGCCAGCCAATCATAATCAGGCGTATCTTTTTCCTTGAGTTTGATCGTTTTGCGTTCTTCCGGGCCTTCAAATATCCCATCGGGTAGATCGAGTCCGGTTGCATGGAAGATGGTGAAGGATACGGCCTGTTTGGATGGTGAGATGACCGAAGCATACTTTCCGTTTTTCAAAAAATGAGGTTTCTTGTATTGCACACGTTCTTCTACATCAGGGATGGTATCATGCACCAACTGGCGCAATTGTTCAGCGACTTGTATTTGCCAGGGGATCTGAATCTGTTCAATAAACGCAGTAACTTCTGCATTCTTGGTCATACTTGTTCACCCTCCGTATGGATCTGATTGTGTATTTCCCATTCTGGTTTTAGGATTCCCATCATCAAGCGGTCATAACGCTTACCATCACGATATACAGCTGAACGTGCCCGACCTTCCAACTGAAAACCAACCTTCTCATAGGAACGGATTGCTTTGGCATTGTAGGCGATGACATCGAGGCCAACCCGGTCCAGATTCATTTCATGGAATGCATATCGTAAAATAAGATTCAACGCTTCCGTACCATATCCCTTGTTACGATGTTTGGCAAGTCCGATGCCAATAGCAAGTTGTCCGCAGCGGTTGTTCCATTCAATGCTATGAATGACGACAAAACCAATCAGCGTATCCTCATCATGCGTGCGCAGTCTGAAGTAAACTTCCTTGTTCTTTGTTTCGCCCTCATCTTCCAACTGTTTCTCTGAATAGGGAATGGCCAGATCAGTATCCACATTCCGAAGGTACTCCGGGTCTTCGTTCCATTGCAGCATGGTCTGCACGTCTTCAGGACGTGGTGGAGTCATCTTTAATCGTTTGCTATAAAACAGGTTGTCCGTAGTTAGTGTCATAGGGGTCTCCTTTAAAATAGGTTAAGATGGCTTCACCTTAGTTTCACATTTAACTCTATGTATAATTCGCAATAGACCTCGCCCCTTTGGCATCTGATAGCCTCATCATACTGGAAATTATAGGTGAATCACAATAGCGTATTTCAGTGGATATAAGTAACCTCTTGTCATATAACCTAACACGGTAGTAAGATAAAATGATTGATATACATTCAGTGATAAAACCAATAAAAATGACGGCAGGAGTGGTACGTTTTGCAGATCAAAGTGGATGATTTGAGTGGAGTCCAAGTTAAGGCTTTAATTGCGGAGCACTTGCAAGGGATGGCGGCAGATTCGCCTCCAGAGAGTATTCATGCGTTGAATCTGGATGGACTCAAGAAGCCCGAGATTACTTTCTGGTGTGCTTGGGAAGGGGATGACTTGCTCGGTTGCGGGGCCATCAAAGAACTTGATCCAGAGCATGCAGAGTTGAAATCGATGCGTACCGCTTCGGCTCATCTGAGAAAAGGCGTAGCGAGAAAAATTTTGGCTCATATTATGAAGGTTGCCACAGACCGTGGTTATAAGCGAATCAGTCTGGAGACGGGTTCAATGGATTCATTTATCCCGGCACGGAAATTGTACGAAGACTTCGGTTTCGAATATTGCGAACCATTCGCAGATTATATATTGGACCCGAACAGCATGTTTATGACAAAAACAATCTAAGTGGAATCGCATGAGAAACCGGTATTCTGTTTTTTTACAGGATGCTGGTTTTTTTATTGTGCAACATATCGTACATTTTAAGAGTTGGAAAACGAGTAGAATAAACTAAATAATACAGCATTAAAGCAACGTGGCCTTGTGACGAAGAATGTGGAGGGAGTCGTGCATGATATATTGGTTGTTCGATCATATGAATCCGCTGTTTGCCGTCTTGGTGTTATGTCCCATCATTGCTGTGGTACTCAGCTGGATTGTATATAGATTGGTTCATGCGATTGTGGGGTATAAAACATAGGTTATGTCCCTATACGTTTGGGATGAATTGGCCATAAGGAACTTCTGGGCTGATTGATGGACAATAGGGTATACTGGACATTATGTCTATGAAACAAGACATTACAGACGTTTTTTACATCAGGAGGACTTGAATTGGCTCAGACAGAAGGAACATTACAGAAGAAGCTTAAACCAAGACACATCAGTTTTATGGCTATGGGTGGTGTCATTGGAACGGGAATTTTCAAAGGCAGTGCAGAGACGATTGGACTCGCAGGTCCGGGCGTGATTGTCACGTACATTTTTGCCGGATTATTGCTGCTGGTTGTTATGGCCGCGATGGCGGAGATGGCTACAGTGTACAAGAACAAAAATATGAAAGACTTCGTGCAGGAGGCATTTGGTAGCCGAGTATCCTTTGTTATGGGATGGATGTATTGCTTTCTGTGGTTATCGGTATGTGTCATTGAGGTGATTGCTGCCGGGAGTTTTTTGCAGTATTGGTTCACGGAAGTACCGCTGTGGATGCTGAGTCTGGCTTGTGCGGCGTTCATTATACTCGTTAATCTGTTAAGTGTAGGTGTGTTCGGGGAATTTGAGTTTTGGCTGGCCGGGATCAAAATTGCCATGATCATTATTTTTATCTTCCTGGGTGCAGGGTTGATCTTTGGTATTATCCCAAGTGATAACACGCCATATCTGCAGAATTATACGCAAGCAGGAGGCTTCTTCCCGAACGGATGGTCATCGATCTTCTCGGCACTGCTTGTGGTTATGTTCTCTTACGGGGGATCAGAGCTGATTGGTCTGACCCTGACCGAGACGGAAAATGCAGAAAAAGTTATGCCCAAAATCGTGGGCAATTTCATGCTCAGAATTATTCTGTTCTTCACCTTGCCGATTCTCATCATCTGTGGTCTCATTCCATGGAATGAGATCGGGCCGGAGAGCAGTCCATTTGTACAGGTGCTTGCCTCCACGGGACTGCCGGGAGCAGCACACATAATGAACTTCATTTTGGTGACGGCAGTTCTATCTGCTGCGAATTCAGGGATTTATGGTGCATCCCGGATGATGCACTCCATGGCAGTGGGCGGGGAAGCTCCGAAGGCATTGTCACAGACCAATCGCAACGGTAGCCCTGTTAACACACTTCTGGTGTGCTCAGTAGTTTTGCTTGGAGGTTCCTTGCTTGGCCTGTTCGCGCAGGATCAACTGTTCCGCATATTGCTCGCAGTTCCGGGGTTTGTCGTAATCCTTGTGTGGATCTGTATTGCCTCATCACAGTTAAAACTGCGGAAGAGATATCCGGTTCAACCGACCTTCAAAGTTTGGGGATTCCCTTACATAACCGGAGTCGTGGTAGTATGTCTTAGTGTGATTGCGGTGATGTTTGTGTTTGATGAAGGTAATCGGTTCAGCATTAGCATCTGTCTTGCCGTGCTCGCGTTGTTGATTATCTGGTCCCTGATTCGATTCAGGAAGACGAATGGACGAACAGTTTAGTATTTGTAATATATAAATGTGAGATAATACGTAACAAAGAACATCCCGGCGTTGGTATTCGAGCCGGGATGTTCTTTGTGTTAATAATCTTTTGGTATTTTCAATTTATTGTCCTACATACTTATCCATAAAGCGATCTACTCTTTGGAAATAATCAGTTGGATAATGATTAATCGCATCAATGTGTTCCGTATTTTGAGGATACCATACTTCTGCATTGGGATTATTTTTCAAGGACTCATAGATCTTTTCTGTATTTTTATAACTTATTTGCTGATCCCCGGTACCGTGAATGAGCATAACGGGCTTGTCTTGCATCTTTTTAACCGCGTCCATAGGTGATACGGAATCAAGATCAACGTTAAAGACCCAATCCGCCATCCATGTCGATGTATAACTGAAAGGGAATGCAGGTAAACCTGAGAAGAATGGCAGGCCCTCTCTCAGAAATAAACCTGCATTACGAAATGGACTATCTGCAATTACAGCCTGGATATCATCACTTTCACTTGTGGCCAGTAGAGAAGTAGCAGCCCCCATAGAGAAGCCGATAACTCCAATATGGTCTCCCGCATGATCTCTGGATTTTAGATAGTCTACAGCCCCAAGTAAATCGTATTTCTCATGTAGACCCAGCGTAATCAAATCTCCATCGGACTTACCCTGTGAGCTGAGATCAAAGGCCAGTACGTTATACCCCTTTGGGACGAAATGCTCTACCAACTTGGGAGTACGCCCTTTGACTAAACGATTACTCGTATACCCATGTACGATAATAATTGTTTTGTTATTTGCTGTGCCTGAAGATATACTCGCTGGAAAGAAAGTTCCTCGAATCGTATTATCATTTTTCAAACTCTTGAATTCGACTTCTTCGTAAGGTGTTTTCTTCATATTCAACTCGTAACTGACATTGGTATCTCGTGGATGGTGTAATAACGTGTCTACTACTTTATAGGATACAAAGAATACAAGAGCTACAATAAGCGCAAACGCAATCCCCAGGCCCCATAACAGTTTCTTGCGTTTCTCCATGCGACCTTTAAATGTCAGAACGGGTGGTAAAGATGGTTGACTCATTCAGATTCCTCCAGTGTTTCATCATGTTGTATTGGTGCAAACAGATAAAAGGCATGTCCCTTCAGATTCTCCCACTCAGGATGATGAAGAATGTCTTCCCCGAGAGTCAAGGCTACTCCATTCAAAAAAGAAATATAGCTCCGAGAGATCATTGCTGGAGAGAAACTTTTGTTGAACTCCCCCATGGATTGCCCCTTTGTATAGACAGCTTCAATCGTATCGGTCATTATTTTTATGCTTTCAAGGACCTTCTGTGTAAGTTCGGGGAATCTGGTTCGTTGCCCCAAGACAGATTGAGCGAGTCGTAACTCATTGGTATAGAAGTAAATATGACTGAATTGTTCTTCTACCATGTTTTTAATCAACGTACCTGGTGTTCCTTTTTGTTGTAGAGAAGCAAGTGATTTCTTCTGAATATCATCAAGCGGTTCAAGTACAGCGGCATGGAACAGAGCTTCTTTGCTTGGGAAGTATTGAAAGATGGTTCCGGAAGTTACTCCTGCAGTTTTTGCGATAATAGCCGTTGTGGTATTGGAATATCCGCTTTCGGCAAAAAGGATCACGGCTTCTTTTAGGATTCGTTTACGCCGCTCGAGTCTCTTTTCCTCATTAATCGGTCTGGCCAAATGAATTCTCCTTTCATCATTTCGATTTAATTAATTAACTGATCAATTAATTAATAATATATCTGAATTAACTCCTTATGGCAATAGTAAGTTATTCATTCAGTTGCACTAATCTTTGAACATACTCTGATGCTTGCATTGGAGTTTTTTTTATTGCATCCAACAAAGTTACCACAGTCATGATAGCGTTTTTATGTAAACCCAATATTTTCTTGCCTAATTCGACATATTCATTTACTATTTTCCCATACATAGTGCTTCAAGCATGTGTTTTTTTGGTAGCGCCTAGTCAAAAAGGCTTGGGTTCACGGGAGAGGAAGAGGAGCGGATGATTGTTTTTTTTAGAAAACGTTTGGTTGTGCGCATTGTTGCAGTAGTCACACTGGTCATTACGATTATAGCCGTGGGAAGCATGCTGTTACAGGTGGCCAATATGAAACTAGCTGCGCAGGAGGCCATTTCGAGTTACAACATCCAGATTGCTCAGAGTTATGTGAATCAGCTGGATACAGCATCTTATGCTGAGTTTGCCAAGGACCCCAAGGAGAATGACGAATTCTTGAAGATTCGTGATGAACTGGATGACTTTCGCGTAAGCATTGGTGCAATGTATGTGTATTTCGTCAAAATAGATGACAAAGGTACGCCACTTATTATGGTGGATGGTATGAAGGATGCAGATAAAGCCTCACCGATTAATGAAGTTACGGATGTCCCTCAGGAAGCTGTGCAGAAGCTGTTGCAGGGGCAAACAGCCAGTTCTTCAATTATTAACAATGAGGAGTACGGCGACTATATTTCCTCTTACGCTCCCATGCTGGATAGTAACGGCGCTGTAACAGGTGTAATTGGGATCGATACGGCGGTATCGGTGATCGGAAGCATTGAGTCAGATATAATGAAATCGAGTATTCCCTTCTATGCCTTATTGCTACTGATTACACTTATAGGCATTGCTGTTGTCACGTGGTTTATCGTAAGAGGACTGCGACCACTTCAACCGCTGAAGGCGAGTGTGGAAAAAATGGCACAGGGTGAGCTTGCAGAAGCGAATCAAATTTTGACGTCGTATCGTTTGCGCAGCCAAGATGAGATTGGAACAACATATCAAGCGATGATACATATGTCCGGGAACTTGAATAAAATTGTGAGTAACATGGTTGAAGGTGTAGCAGTAACCACAGATATTTTATCGGAATCAACGAAGGAATTTAATCGCAGTACCGAAGAGATGCTTGAGATGGGCAAGACGGTTGATCAATCTGTCGAACAGATTAGGCAGGGTGCACATACGCAGAAGCAGGGTGCAAGCGATAGCGCGCACGCGATGGAAGAGATTGCAAAAGGCATAACGGATATTTCCGAATCCTCGATGATTGTATCGGATGCAGCAACAAGTGCGCTTTCTACGGCGGAGTCCGGTAAACAGAGCATGACACTGATGAAAACACAGATGGAGAGCATCTCAAATGTCTCAAGTGAAGTTGTAGCGATGGTTCAGGTGCTGAACAATTACTCCCAGGAAATTGGTGGTGCCCTGCATACGGTTCGTGATTTTGCGAGTCAGACGAAGCTGCTTGCGCTTAATGCATCCATAGAGGCAGCACATGCAGGAGAACACGGTAAAGGTTTTGCGGTTGTGGCGGATGAAGTTCGGAAGCTTGCTGAGGCCTCAAGCACATCCATGGAACGGATCTCCGACTTACTGCTTCGTATTCAACAAGAATCACAGCAGATTGGCTCACAGATGGGGGTTACTGCAACCGAGATTGGACAAGGGGTTACAATTACCGCAGAAGCCGAGCAAGCTTTCGCTCATGTAGTTGACGCGTTCCAACTGGTGACCAGTCGCATTCAGGAAGTCTCCGCTGCGGCAGAGGAAATCTCGGCAGGATCGGAAGAGGCTGCAGCCTCCGTCAATACGATCTCGCAGATCTCAGCCGGGGTGTCGGATCATTCGGATGAAATCTATCGCTTAATGCGTGAACAATCGGCTATGTTCAACAGGGTGGCGCAGACCTCCACCATGCTGGAGCAGCAGACCACCGAGATGAGTGAAGCTGTACGTAAAGTTAAAGTATAGTTTGAGTTAAATGTAGTAATAGTAACGCAAGAGATAGTCAGAAAAGTGTTCCGCTCTTGGAGAAGTTGGTGTTCATCCCAAACTTCCTTCAAAGGGTGGAACACTTTTTTTAGATTTAAACTGTTAAATGATCCAGCTCTATCGCTTGTCTGAAGCGTCGGGCGAATCGTTCTGCGGCTACAGCGGCCTCCTTGGACTCCGTCTGTACGAAGCCAATTTGCATCTTGGGTTGATCGATTCCAGCGATCTCTACCATCTTCACCAGACCTTCTTTCCATAAGGGATTTTGGTGAAAGGAAAAGTCGTGACCAATTGTCGCGGCAATATCGTTTCTTAACACCATGTTGATCGCTTCTGAATTATTTGTTTTAAACAGAATGGACAGAGGTCCATGATCATAGGTGAATTCCTTGATGAAGTCTTCGATGAAACCATCTCGATAGAGTGCCAGTTTGTGTTCTTTTAATTGATCAGGTGAAACACGGCTGTGCTTGGCAAGTTCAGACAGGTGATGCGTACCGACGACCAGCTTACCCGAGTACATGGGACTGAAGTGAAGTCCATCGAATTCCCGCAGCTGTTTCGCATAGATCGCTATAAAGCCCAAATGGGTTTTGTTATTGCGAATATCCTCGATAATTTCCATGGACCCTTTCTCTTCAATGGAGATGTTAAGTTGCGGGTGCTCACGCTTCATATCCGCAGCAGACTGGACAAGATAGGGCATAACACTTGGAAAAGTAGCCACATGAAGCTCTCCGCTAAGTGAGGAGGCTTCTGCGTTCAGGGATTTCAATTCATCAATCCGCTGTAAAATATCCAGTGCCTTGGCAATGAATTGTTTGCCTTCGGGAGTGGGATGAGTTCCCTGCCGCGAGCGTTCGAACAGGATGATACCCAATTCTTTC
Proteins encoded in this region:
- a CDS encoding LysR family transcriptional regulator; this encodes MNLEQLEYVVEIAKTKSFSAASEHLHVTQSAISQSVHRLEKELGIILFERSRQGTHPTPEGKQFIAKALDILQRIDELKSLNAEASSLSGELHVATFPSVMPYLVQSAADMKREHPQLNISIEEKGSMEIIEDIRNNKTHLGFIAIYAKQLREFDGLHFSPMYSGKLVVGTHHLSELAKHSRVSPDQLKEHKLALYRDGFIEDFIKEFTYDHGPLSILFKTNNSEAINMVLRNDIAATIGHDFSFHQNPLWKEGLVKMVEIAGIDQPKMQIGFVQTESKEAAVAAERFARRFRQAIELDHLTV